The following are encoded together in the Pontibacter liquoris genome:
- a CDS encoding TldD/PmbA family protein: protein MKRRNFLELSALGFGGLMLPSIPVFGNMIAPERALETIDPALKKRLADVALNTAKSKGANYADVRIGRYLQQYIFTREKQVQNIVNAESFGVGVRVLANGTWGFAATSDVSDKGVAKAAEQAVAIAKANAKLQKEPVQLAPVKGYGEVSWRTPLEKNAFEVPVGQKAELLLAANAKAMDNGASFVNSALFQVNEQKYFASTDGSYIDQDIHRIWPNFTVTVVDKASGKFKTREALSAPMGMGYEYMEPKAAEKIAGPKGTGLVGYRYAYDMLEDAALAAKQAKEKLTAKSVVAGKYDLVLDPNHLGLTIHESVGHPLELDRVLGYEANYAGTSFATLDKWKTKSFKYGSDKVNIIADKTQKGSLGLVGWDDEGVKTKQWDLIKNGVLVNYEAIRDQAHIIGEKESHGCCYADSWSSVQFQRMPNVSLAPGKEKMNVDQLIAGVDKGIYIAGRGSYSIDQQRYNFQFGGTTFHEIKGGKIVGPLEDVAYQSNTQEFWNSCAGSCDESDYRLFGSFFDGKGQPSQISAVSHGSAHTRFNGVNVINTARKI, encoded by the coding sequence TTGAAACGACGGAACTTCCTTGAGTTATCGGCGCTGGGCTTTGGCGGCTTAATGCTGCCCTCCATCCCCGTGTTCGGTAATATGATAGCACCGGAGCGGGCGCTGGAAACAATAGACCCGGCACTGAAAAAGCGCCTGGCTGATGTGGCCCTGAATACCGCTAAATCGAAAGGCGCCAACTACGCCGATGTGCGCATTGGCCGCTACCTGCAGCAGTACATCTTTACCCGCGAAAAGCAGGTGCAGAACATTGTGAATGCCGAATCGTTTGGCGTAGGTGTACGCGTGCTGGCCAACGGCACCTGGGGTTTTGCCGCCACTTCCGATGTATCGGATAAGGGCGTGGCCAAAGCCGCAGAGCAGGCCGTAGCCATTGCCAAGGCCAATGCCAAGCTGCAGAAAGAGCCAGTACAACTGGCGCCTGTAAAAGGGTATGGCGAGGTAAGCTGGCGCACACCGCTGGAAAAGAACGCCTTCGAAGTGCCCGTGGGCCAGAAAGCCGAGCTGCTGCTGGCTGCCAACGCCAAAGCCATGGACAACGGCGCCAGCTTTGTGAACTCGGCCCTGTTTCAGGTAAACGAACAGAAATATTTCGCTTCAACCGACGGCTCCTATATAGACCAGGACATTCACCGTATCTGGCCAAACTTTACGGTAACAGTGGTGGATAAAGCATCCGGCAAGTTTAAGACCCGCGAGGCGCTGAGCGCGCCGATGGGTATGGGCTACGAGTACATGGAGCCCAAAGCTGCCGAGAAAATAGCCGGCCCGAAAGGTACCGGCCTGGTTGGCTACCGCTATGCCTACGACATGCTGGAAGATGCCGCCCTGGCAGCCAAACAAGCCAAAGAAAAGCTCACAGCCAAGTCGGTAGTGGCCGGCAAGTATGATCTGGTGCTCGACCCCAACCACCTGGGCCTCACCATCCACGAATCGGTGGGCCACCCGCTGGAACTGGACCGTGTGCTGGGCTACGAAGCCAACTACGCCGGTACTTCCTTCGCCACGCTGGACAAGTGGAAAACAAAGAGCTTTAAGTATGGCTCTGATAAAGTGAACATCATTGCCGACAAGACGCAGAAAGGCTCGCTGGGCCTGGTAGGCTGGGACGATGAAGGCGTGAAGACCAAGCAGTGGGACCTGATCAAGAACGGCGTGCTGGTAAACTACGAAGCCATCCGCGACCAGGCGCACATCATCGGCGAGAAAGAGTCGCATGGCTGCTGCTACGCCGACAGCTGGAGCTCGGTGCAGTTCCAGCGCATGCCGAACGTTTCGCTGGCGCCGGGCAAAGAAAAAATGAACGTCGATCAGCTTATCGCCGGCGTGGATAAAGGCATTTATATTGCCGGCCGTGGCTCGTATTCCATCGACCAGCAGCGTTATAACTTCCAGTTCGGCGGCACCACCTTCCACGAGATCAAAGGCGGGAAAATTGTTGGTCCGCTGGAGGATGTGGCTTACCAGAGCAACACCCAGGAATTCTGGAACTCCTGCGCCGGCTCCTGCGACGAAAGCGATTACCGCCTGTTCGGTTCGTTCTTCGACGGCAAAGGCCAGCCCAGCCAGATCAGTGCTGTATCGCACGGCTCGGCCCACACCCGCTTTAACGGCGTGAACGTGATCAATACGGCCAGAAAAATCTGA
- a CDS encoding septal ring lytic transglycosylase RlpA family protein yields MIINRKCFILTVTLILFIGFNQPVFAQSNDIQKGQASWYGSQYHGKKTSSGERYNKNDMTAAHNTLPFGTKVKVTNLANNESVVVRINDRGPYVGERIIDVSEAAARKLHMRSQGIGDVKVEVLELPGDYDPANAGFYTIQTGTYRNAKNAQQLSQRLKAFDKDLPVELDEEQVNGRKVLRIRAGRFESRQQAEAFNELLEEEGLSGLVKEA; encoded by the coding sequence ATGATAATTAATAGAAAGTGCTTCATTTTAACAGTAACGCTTATCTTATTCATCGGTTTTAACCAGCCGGTTTTTGCACAGAGCAACGACATCCAAAAAGGTCAAGCTTCGTGGTACGGAAGCCAATACCACGGCAAAAAAACCAGCAGCGGCGAGCGCTATAACAAAAACGACATGACCGCCGCTCACAACACGCTCCCCTTCGGAACTAAAGTTAAAGTAACCAACCTGGCCAACAACGAATCAGTTGTAGTGCGCATCAACGACAGGGGCCCCTATGTAGGCGAGCGCATCATTGATGTGTCGGAAGCGGCCGCCCGCAAGCTCCACATGCGCAGCCAGGGAATTGGCGACGTGAAAGTAGAAGTACTCGAACTGCCCGGCGACTATGACCCGGCCAACGCAGGGTTCTACACCATCCAGACCGGCACCTACCGCAATGCTAAAAATGCCCAGCAACTGAGCCAGCGCTTAAAAGCCTTTGACAAAGACCTGCCGGTAGAACTTGACGAAGAGCAGGTAAACGGCCGCAAAGTGCTCCGCATCCGCGCCGGCCGCTTCGAGAGCCGCCAGCAAGCCGAAGCCTTCAACGAGTTACTGGAAGAAGAAGGATTATCAGGTTTGGTAAAAGAGGCTTAA
- a CDS encoding DUF72 domain-containing protein, giving the protein MDFGKLPDISRVDFTLPPDHPDTLPLLQRSGSYLKPRVYVGLPVWVNKAWVGSYYPARMPEKESLLWYGRQFNTIELNSTHYHIPSPTTIDRWRQAVPQGFTFCPKFPQLISHEAALRSTQGITAAFCEAIAGLEDKLGDALLQLPPYFVPGQLPDLEAFLQFVPESIPLTVELRHPDWYVDNVASLALFDVLEKYKAGTVLTDVAGRRDVLHMRLTTPSAMIRFVGNGLHPTDYSRIDAWVARLKAWFENGLQQLYFFVHEPDNTASPELATYLIDQLNKACGFDLKPPRKLVHPVQGELF; this is encoded by the coding sequence ATGGATTTCGGAAAGCTGCCAGACATCAGCCGTGTAGATTTTACGCTGCCCCCCGATCACCCCGATACGCTGCCGCTGCTGCAGCGCTCGGGCAGTTACCTGAAGCCCCGCGTGTATGTGGGGCTGCCTGTGTGGGTGAACAAAGCCTGGGTAGGCAGCTATTACCCGGCCCGGATGCCCGAAAAAGAATCGCTGTTGTGGTATGGCCGGCAGTTTAATACCATCGAGCTCAACAGTACGCATTATCATATTCCCAGCCCAACCACTATCGACCGCTGGCGCCAGGCGGTGCCGCAGGGCTTTACCTTTTGCCCTAAGTTTCCGCAGCTCATCAGCCACGAGGCTGCCCTGCGCAGCACGCAGGGGATAACGGCGGCCTTCTGCGAGGCTATCGCCGGGTTAGAAGACAAGCTGGGTGATGCACTTCTGCAGTTGCCGCCCTACTTTGTGCCGGGCCAGCTGCCCGACCTGGAAGCGTTCCTGCAGTTTGTACCCGAAAGTATACCCCTTACCGTAGAGTTGCGCCACCCGGACTGGTATGTAGACAATGTAGCCAGCCTGGCGCTGTTCGATGTACTGGAGAAGTATAAGGCCGGCACGGTGCTGACCGATGTGGCCGGACGACGCGATGTGCTGCACATGCGCCTGACCACGCCCTCGGCCATGATCCGCTTTGTCGGCAACGGCCTCCACCCTACTGATTACAGCCGCATTGATGCCTGGGTAGCGCGCCTAAAAGCATGGTTTGAAAACGGCTTGCAGCAGTTATACTTCTTTGTGCATGAGCCCGATAATACGGCCTCGCCTGAGCTGGCCACTTATCTGATCGACCAGCTCAATAAGGCCTGCGGCTTTGACCTGAAGCCTCCCCGAAAGCTGGTGCACCCGGTGCAGGGAGAGTTGTTTTAA
- a CDS encoding DUF7793 family protein: MTAPTDRQTYEGEIATYWFDEGVLVSLSKSIRRTVENISGNVALVKQITGNKPVPLLIYLKNSPVPDKETRRFSTEQLPHIYTAMAMVAKPGLSQLIMNVLFKLKSPPIPMKSFTDDKAAKEWLKQYL; encoded by the coding sequence ATGACAGCTCCCACCGACAGACAGACCTACGAAGGAGAAATTGCTACCTACTGGTTCGATGAAGGCGTGCTGGTTTCCCTTTCCAAAAGCATCCGGCGGACAGTAGAAAACATTTCAGGCAATGTGGCCCTGGTCAAACAGATCACGGGTAACAAACCGGTGCCGCTACTCATCTACCTCAAAAACTCTCCTGTTCCGGACAAGGAAACCCGCCGATTCTCGACAGAACAGCTGCCTCACATTTACACGGCTATGGCGATGGTTGCCAAACCGGGGCTTTCGCAACTCATCATGAATGTCCTTTTCAAATTAAAATCGCCGCCTATTCCGATGAAAAGCTTTACCGACGACAAAGCGGCGAAGGAATGGTTAAAGCAATACCTTTAA